The Solicola gregarius DNA window CGGGTGGGAGCCGACATGGGGTCAGGGTCCGACCTGGGACAGTCCCGATGGCGCGCAGGCACGCGCGCGTGTGACGATCGGTTCCATGACATCGACGGCGGCGGACGCGGCCGGCGGGTACGAGTACCGCCGCGCGTACCGTCCTGCCGACTCGCGGATGATCGGCGGCGTCGCCGAGGGCTTGGCCGCACACTTCGGTGTCAACGTGTTCTGGGTACGTCTCGCGTTCGTGGTCGCGACGTGGTTCAACGGTGTCGGCATCCTCGCGTACGGCCTGCTCTGGTGGTTGCTGCCGATCGACCCGGACACCGAAGACCCCGATACGCCGGCCGGCATCCGCGCCGCGACCCGCCGCGGACTACGTACGCCGAGCGGCAGAGGACCGCAGGCGCTCAGCGACCCCGTCCAGACGATCGCGTTGCTCGCCCTGGGCCTCGGTGTGCTGCTGCTGACCCAGGCCGTCGGGTGGGGGCTCGGCACGAGCGCCCTGATCCCGGTGCTCGTGGCGGTCGTCGGAGTCGCGCTCGTCTGGCGGCAGGTCGACCAGACCCGGTGGAACCGCTGGGTCACCCAGCCGACCGGGTGGGCGGCGGTGGCGCGTCTCTCGCTGGGCCTCGCGCTCGTTTCGGCCGCCGTCATCTTCGCGGTCGGGCAGCGCAGCGGCATGGATGCGCTGCTCGATGTGTCGGCGGTTCTGCTGATCGCGGTGATCGGCATCGCGTTGCTCGTCGGACCGTGGATCTACCGGCTCACCCGGGAACTCGGCGCCGAACGTACCGAGCGCGCGCGTACGCAGGAGCGGGCCGATGTCGCTGCGCACCTGCACGACTCGGTGCTGCAGACCCTCGCGATCCTGCAGAAGAACTCTGACAACCCACGCATGGTGGCCACCCTTGCCCGTCGGCAGGAACGCGAGCTGCGCGAGTGGTTGTACGGATCTCGACGCCCACCGGAGACGACCCTACGTGGCGCGCTCGACGCCGCCGCGTCACAGGTCGAGGACGACCACGGTGTACCGGTCGAGGTCGTCGGCGTCGGTGACCTCGCCCTGAACCCGCACGGTGAGGCGCTCGTACGCGCTGCCGGCGAGGCCATCGTGAACGCCGCCAAGCACTCCGGTGCGGAGGCGATCGACGTGTACGCCGAGGTCGGAGGCGACGACGTCGCGGTGTTCGTACGCGATCGCGGCGCGGGATTCGACCCGGACGGTGTCGGGACATCGGAGGCGGGGACGAAGATGGGTATCCGCGAGTCGATCGTCGCCCGGATGGAACGACACGGGGGCACGGCCGAGATTCGAAGCGCGCCCGGTGACGGAACCGAAGTGAGGCTGTCGATGCCCCGGCATCGACTCGATGAAGGAGAAGAATCGTGACGACACCCGCTAGGCCGAGACAGCCTGAGCTCCGGGTAGTGCTGGTCGACGATCACGCGCTGTTCCGCACGGGCGTACGTGCCGAGATCGACGGGTCGGTGGATGTCGTCGGGGAGGCCGAGGACGTCGACAGCGCGGTCGCGTCGATCGTCGAGCACCGACCCGATGTGGTGCTGCTCGACGTGCACCTGCCCGGTGGGGGCGGCACCCAGGTCATCGCCAAGGTGCATCGGACGCTGCCGGAGATGAGGTTCCTGGCGCTGTCCGTCAGCGACGCGGCCGAGGACGTCATCGGCGTGATCCGGGCCGGCGCCCGTGGCTACGTCACGAAGAGCATCGCCGGCAAGGAGCTGGTCGAGGCCATCGGCAGGGTTGCCGACGGCGATGCGGTGTTCTCGCCGCGGCTGGCCGGATTCGTACTCGACGCGTTCGCCGGCACCATCGAGGTCGCGCAGGTCGACGAGGACCTCGACCGGCTGACCGAGCGGGAGCGCGAGGTGATGCGGCTGATCGCGCGCGGGTACGCGTACAAGGAGGTCGCGAAGGAGCTGTTCATCTCGATCAAGACGGTTGAGACGCATGTCTCGAGCGTGCTCCGCAAGCTGCAGCTGTCGTCGCGCCACGAGCTGACCCGGTGGGCCAGCGACCGCCGCCTGATCTGAGCCGTACCCACGCGCGCGCCCCGTGGGCCGCGCATTTCAGCCCCGATTTCTGTGATTCGGGGGCTGAAAGGTGCGGCCCACGGGGGTGGCGGGTAAGGATGGGGACCATGGGTACGAATGACGCAGCCATGGGCCCCGACCATCCGTACGTCGTGGTGCTGTTCGGCGCGACCGGTGATCTCGCGCAACGCAAGCTGCTGCCCGGGCTGCTGAAGCTCGACTGCTCCGGCTTGATCCCGGGCCTGCAGGTCGTCGCCTGCTCGCTCGACAAGC harbors:
- a CDS encoding ATP-binding protein — its product is MTSTAADAAGGYEYRRAYRPADSRMIGGVAEGLAAHFGVNVFWVRLAFVVATWFNGVGILAYGLLWWLLPIDPDTEDPDTPAGIRAATRRGLRTPSGRGPQALSDPVQTIALLALGLGVLLLTQAVGWGLGTSALIPVLVAVVGVALVWRQVDQTRWNRWVTQPTGWAAVARLSLGLALVSAAVIFAVGQRSGMDALLDVSAVLLIAVIGIALLVGPWIYRLTRELGAERTERARTQERADVAAHLHDSVLQTLAILQKNSDNPRMVATLARRQERELREWLYGSRRPPETTLRGALDAAASQVEDDHGVPVEVVGVGDLALNPHGEALVRAAGEAIVNAAKHSGAEAIDVYAEVGGDDVAVFVRDRGAGFDPDGVGTSEAGTKMGIRESIVARMERHGGTAEIRSAPGDGTEVRLSMPRHRLDEGEES
- a CDS encoding response regulator — encoded protein: MTTPARPRQPELRVVLVDDHALFRTGVRAEIDGSVDVVGEAEDVDSAVASIVEHRPDVVLLDVHLPGGGGTQVIAKVHRTLPEMRFLALSVSDAAEDVIGVIRAGARGYVTKSIAGKELVEAIGRVADGDAVFSPRLAGFVLDAFAGTIEVAQVDEDLDRLTEREREVMRLIARGYAYKEVAKELFISIKTVETHVSSVLRKLQLSSRHELTRWASDRRLI